A region from the Candidatus Methylomirabilota bacterium genome encodes:
- the tilS gene encoding tRNA lysidine(34) synthetase TilS, translated as MAAVSGGADSVALLDVLGELRASLGLAVSVVHVHHGLRPESDADADFVLALSARLGLPAHVERVAVKRGPPWDGLEAESRRARHAALQRAARAVDATRIATGHTADDQAETVLMRLLQGAGPRGLGGIPPVRGWLISPLIETRRAELVEHLRGRGLTWVEDASNRDVRFLRNRIRHDLLPFMAGLTGTSSVEALCRSAAAARAVVADLEARARGDLERLATREPVGITLDVSALGAGAVELGAEILRQAAAAQGETGPLRGPAQRAIRALVGEAPRRRTVRLGRLVAERSGRRIRVGPATLPALAARVWSPPGDLALPEIGRCLTASIVVRDRDYVVPRAAGRVAFDADALPATLTVRARRRGDVFSPFGAPASGPGALRRLKSFLIDAGVPRWERPRTPLVEAGGHVIWVAGVRRGRRAPVTATTARVLELTLRDGSLAVAPPRR; from the coding sequence TTGGCCGCCGTGTCCGGCGGGGCCGACTCGGTCGCCCTCCTCGACGTCCTCGGTGAGCTGCGCGCCTCGCTCGGGCTCGCGGTGAGCGTCGTCCACGTCCACCATGGTCTCCGCCCGGAGTCCGACGCCGATGCCGACTTCGTGCTCGCGCTCTCCGCCCGGCTCGGACTGCCCGCGCACGTCGAGCGCGTGGCCGTGAAGCGCGGCCCGCCGTGGGACGGGCTCGAGGCCGAGAGCCGGCGGGCGCGGCACGCGGCGCTGCAGCGGGCCGCGCGGGCGGTCGACGCCACCCGGATCGCGACCGGGCATACCGCCGACGATCAGGCGGAGACGGTGCTGATGCGCTTGCTGCAGGGCGCCGGCCCGCGCGGGCTCGGGGGGATCCCCCCGGTGCGAGGATGGCTGATCAGCCCGCTGATCGAGACGCGCCGGGCCGAGCTCGTCGAGCATCTGCGCGGGCGAGGGCTGACGTGGGTCGAGGACGCGAGCAACCGCGACGTGCGATTCCTCCGCAATCGCATCCGTCACGATCTGCTGCCGTTCATGGCCGGGCTCACCGGGACTTCGTCGGTGGAGGCGCTGTGTCGCTCGGCCGCCGCCGCCCGCGCGGTCGTCGCCGACCTCGAGGCCCGCGCTCGGGGCGATCTGGAGCGCCTGGCCACGCGCGAGCCCGTCGGCATCACGCTCGACGTGTCCGCGCTGGGGGCCGGCGCCGTGGAGCTGGGTGCGGAGATCTTGCGGCAGGCCGCGGCCGCGCAGGGCGAGACGGGGCCGCTGCGTGGCCCGGCGCAGCGAGCCATTCGCGCGCTGGTCGGTGAGGCGCCCCGCCGGCGGACGGTGCGGCTGGGCCGACTCGTCGCCGAGCGGAGTGGCCGGCGGATCCGGGTCGGGCCGGCCACGCTGCCCGCCCTCGCGGCACGCGTGTGGTCGCCGCCCGGCGATCTGGCGTTGCCCGAGATTGGCCGGTGCCTGACCGCGTCGATCGTCGTGCGCGATCGCGACTACGTCGTGCCGCGCGCGGCCGGGCGGGTGGCCTTCGACGCCGATGCGCTGCCGGCCACCCTCACCGTCCGGGCCCGGCGCCGCGGCGATGTGTTCTCCCCGTTCGGCGCTCCGGCGTCCGGCCCCGGCGCGCTGCGAAGGCTCAAGTCCTTCCTGATCGACGCGGGGGTACCGCGCTGGGAACGCCCGCGTACGCCGCTCGTCGAGGCGGGTGGCCACGTCATCTGGGTCGCGGGCGTGCGACGCGGGCGCCGCGCGCCGGTGACCGCGACCACCGCCCGAGTCCTCGAGCTGACGCTCCGCGACGGCTCGCTGGCCGTCGCTCCACCCCGGCGGTAA